One genomic window of Streptobacillus ratti includes the following:
- a CDS encoding MliC family protein encodes MKKLMVISAMLLAVSGFANSNSMPSTQKMMKLEKAQEHVHVMEDEMVYNFHSVKGEPHSHVLAVLKGDNAFVRIDGMEYNLEKIVSASGEMFANVDKTIVLGIKGTEAFVEMNGKVANYFQVGKADKGYAKNTEHHHHGHDHEHNHGHNHDNK; translated from the coding sequence ATGAAAAAATTAATGGTTATTTCAGCAATGTTACTTGCTGTTAGTGGGTTTGCAAATTCAAATTCAATGCCAAGTACACAAAAAATGATGAAATTAGAAAAAGCACAAGAGCATGTTCATGTTATGGAAGATGAAATGGTTTATAACTTCCACAGTGTTAAAGGAGAACCTCATTCACATGTTTTAGCAGTTCTTAAAGGAGATAACGCATTTGTAAGAATAGATGGAATGGAATATAATTTAGAAAAAATTGTAAGTGCATCAGGAGAAATGTTTGCTAATGTTGATAAAACAATAGTTTTAGGAATTAAAGGAACAGAAGCGTTTGTTGAAATGAATGGTAAAGTTGCAAATTATTTCCAAGTTGGAAAAGCAGATAAAGGTTATGCAAAAAATACAGAACATCACCACCATGGACATGACCATGAACACAATCATGGCCATAACCATGATAACAAATAA